A genomic window from Flavobacterium hankyongi includes:
- a CDS encoding DUF2795 domain-containing protein, which yields MYWTLELASYLSDAPWPATKDELIDYAIRTGAPLEVVENLQSIEDEGEIYESMEEIWPDYPTDEDYLWNEDEY from the coding sequence ATGTATTGGACATTAGAATTAGCATCGTATTTAAGTGATGCTCCGTGGCCTGCTACTAAAGACGAATTAATCGACTACGCCATTAGAACTGGTGCACCTCTTGAGGTGGTAGAAAACTTACAATCTATCGAGGATGAGGGCGAAATTTACGAATCGATGGAAGAAATTTGGCCAGATTATCCAACAGACGAAGATTATCTTTGGAACGAGGATGAATATTAA
- a CDS encoding ABC transporter ATP-binding protein has translation MTHSLIDIKDIKRDFQLGSETINVLKGIDLKINKGEYVALMGPSGSGKSTLMNLLGCLDTPTSGTYILNNKDVSQMVDDELAEIRNKEIGFVFQTFNLLPRTTALDNVALPMIYAGYSKTDRTERAKEVLNQVGLGDRMDHQPNQLSGGQRQRVAVARALVNKPSIILADEPTGNLDSKTSVEIMKLFNEIHANGNTVILVTHEEDIAQHAHRIIRLRDGLIESDNQNK, from the coding sequence ATGACCCATTCATTAATTGACATAAAAGACATAAAACGTGATTTCCAACTTGGAAGCGAAACTATAAACGTTTTAAAAGGTATTGATTTAAAAATCAATAAAGGTGAATATGTAGCATTAATGGGACCTTCAGGTTCTGGAAAATCAACTTTAATGAATCTTTTAGGCTGTTTGGATACTCCTACTTCTGGGACTTATATTTTGAATAATAAAGATGTTAGCCAAATGGTAGATGATGAATTGGCCGAAATTCGTAATAAAGAAATTGGATTTGTTTTTCAAACTTTCAACTTATTGCCAAGAACAACTGCTTTAGATAATGTGGCATTACCTATGATTTATGCAGGTTACTCAAAAACAGATAGAACTGAACGTGCAAAAGAAGTTCTAAATCAAGTTGGTTTAGGAGACCGCATGGATCATCAACCCAATCAACTTTCTGGAGGACAACGCCAGCGTGTTGCTGTAGCTCGTGCATTGGTTAACAAACCATCAATAATTCTTGCCGATGAGCCTACAGGTAATCTTGACAGTAAAACTTCTGTAGAAATCATGAAACTTTTTAATGAAATTCATGCAAATGGAAATACAGTAATCTTAGTAACACACGAAGAAGATATTGCTCAACATGCTCATAGAATTATACGTCTTAGAGACGGCCTTATTGAAAGTGACAATCAAAATAAATAA
- a CDS encoding cob(I)yrinic acid a,c-diamide adenosyltransferase: MKVYTKTGDKGTTALFGGTRVPKHHIRIESYGTVDELNSHIGLIRDQDINPLYKSVLIEVQDRLFTLGAILATPPEKEVLKNGEKRLQNLGITEVDIEYLEKEIDAMEADLPPMTHFVLPGGHTIVSYCHIARCVCRRAERLATHLHELEPTDELVLKYLNRLSDYLFVLARKLSHDLHANEVPWIPRK, from the coding sequence ATGAAAGTTTATACAAAAACAGGCGATAAAGGAACCACTGCCCTATTTGGTGGCACACGTGTCCCTAAACACCATATTCGCATTGAAAGCTACGGTACTGTTGACGAATTAAATTCTCACATAGGGCTCATTCGTGACCAAGACATTAATCCATTATATAAAAGTGTTTTAATTGAAGTACAAGATAGATTATTTACACTTGGAGCTATTTTAGCTACTCCTCCAGAGAAAGAGGTTTTAAAGAATGGAGAAAAGAGACTTCAAAATCTAGGAATTACTGAAGTAGACATTGAATATTTAGAAAAAGAAATCGATGCTATGGAAGCTGATTTACCTCCTATGACGCACTTTGTTTTACCAGGAGGCCACACAATAGTGTCATATTGTCATATAGCACGCTGTGTATGCCGTCGTGCCGAGCGTTTAGCCACACACTTACACGAACTTGAACCTACCGACGAGCTTGTTTTAAAGTATCTAAACCGACTTTCTGACTACCTTTTTGTACTGGCACGAAAGTTGTCACATGATTTGCACGCTAATGAGGTACCATGGATACCCAGAAAATAG
- a CDS encoding DUF3887 domain-containing protein, which yields MKKVLLILLFLVSCFCFSQNETHKSITNTFIQNFNSYNFENIFQSFSEKMQKAKTKEYFHNFFSRIRTENGAILNLELLKYRETKEKITQGIYNSENENGELTIKITIDRTGQIIGLYIFKKKIYI from the coding sequence ATGAAAAAAGTGTTACTAATATTACTCTTTTTAGTGTCTTGTTTTTGTTTTTCACAAAACGAAACTCATAAATCTATTACAAATACTTTTATACAAAACTTCAATAGCTATAATTTTGAAAATATATTTCAATCGTTTTCAGAAAAAATGCAAAAAGCTAAAACTAAAGAATACTTTCATAATTTTTTTTCAAGAATAAGAACTGAAAATGGAGCAATTCTGAATTTAGAACTTTTAAAATACAGAGAAACTAAAGAAAAAATAACGCAAGGAATATATAATTCTGAAAATGAAAATGGTGAACTTACAATAAAAATTACTATTGATAGAACTGGCCAAATCATTGGATTATATATCTTTAAAAAGAAAATTTACATTTAA